The following nucleotide sequence is from Dehalococcoidales bacterium.
TTTAATCTCCCCGGTATGACCTATTCTATATTAGCATATACCCTATTATATATCTATATTATATCCTCATTATTTTCAAAAATATATCTTCTATTCCACGGTTTAACTACTGGAGCAGGTGGAAGTGACTATAAGGACCGGTCAGCAGCATCAGTACCAGAATCACACCCATGACGGTGACAAAGGCCATGATTGCCATTGGTACCAGCTTGGGATTAATCTCACTTACTTCGTTTGCCATCGGGATGCGGAATACCTGGTAAACGACACGGAAATAGGTAACCCAGATGACCATGACCGTTACTGCCACGATAAGCAGCCAGGAAATTACTCCTCCGGGCAGGTAAAAAGCGCTGGTGGGAGCTTGTCCCATCTCGCCCAACTGCAGAGCTGACTCAGGCCCAATGAATACGGGGTCGCCCGGCGCCGGCAGACGAATGCCGGCTTCGGCCTCATAGAAAGGCTCCTCCCTTTCACTGATATTAAGAGAAGAAGTAGCCTCAATGGTTCCGTAACGAGCTACTACCTTCGTCTCACCGGCTATCCGGGGAGTATACTCTAGAGTAGCGATACCGTTGTTATCTGTTAGCGCCTCACCGATTTCCATCGGCCCGGAGGCAAAGAAATCTACGTTGATAAAGAATTTTACCAGCCCCCCGGCGATAACTCCTTCATCTTCATTACGTAGCTGGGCGTTCAGGGTCAACGGTTGTCCGGCCTGCGCTTGCTCCGGTGCGCTGAGGTGTAACTTGCCACCTTCTACCACCGTTGGGGGAGGGGGTGGTGATACTGGCGGGGCGGCTGCTCCCAGAGACCAGAGGTAAGTCAATATCTGCCAGCGTTGTTCTTCAGAGAGGGATGATTTGAATGGCGGCATACCCTTACCCGTCTCGCCTTCACTTAGTATCCAGAAGGCATGGTCTGGTCTTTCTTCCAGAGCATTGCGGTACTCCTCAGTGGAGAAGTCGGCTGAAGCCAGGTTACCGCCGTCAATGCCGTGACAGCCCAGGCAGGATCCCTGGTAGACGGTCTTTCCCGCTTCCTGTACCGCGGCATCATCCCAGGGGAACGGGTTTTCCATACCGGCGTACGGGGGCGGTACTTCTTCCTGGCCGGCGACGGCAGTACCCAGCACCAGCAGGAAAGAGAATATCAAGGTAAAAACCAGCAGAAACCTCTTTCTCTTCGTCATCTTGCTGCCTCCTCGCCGGTGTGTGTTGCGGCGTGCTCGGCCTCTTCAGCCACTTCCCATATGGAGATTAAGGGGAACACCTTGGCAAAGATGGCGAAGATCAGGATAAAAGCGGCAAAAGCGCCCGCCGTGATTGACCATTCTATCCAGGTAGGTGCATAAGAGCCAAATTCAAAAGGCATCAGCGGCACCTGAATGGCGGGTACCAGGATGATGAACCGTTTAATCCACATCGAGATGTTAATCAGGACTGCCGCAACCAGTATTCTGGGGATCAAACGCCCCCGCCTGATGATAAGCAGGGCCGCCGGTATCACGGTGCCCGCCACGACGAAGAACCAGAACCCAGGCGCGTTTGAGCCTACCATCAGAGACTCAAGCAGATGCATTTCCTCTACCTCCATTTTATAGCCCACGGTGAGATATTCCCCGATGGTCAGGTAGAAGTAAACGAGGAGTGCGGTAAGCAGCAGGTAGCTCAGGTTACGGAAGTGCCTCTCAGTGATGTACTCTTCGAGGTGGAAGATTTTGCGGAAAATGGCCATAACGATGAGAATCGAAGCGATGCCGGAGAAAATAGCGCCGATAACGAAATAAATACCAAAGGCCGTGCTGTTCCAGCCGGGACGTAACGTCATCGAAAAAACGTAGGAGACAACAGTGTGTACGGAAATAGCGATGGGTATTATCGTCACTGCCATAATACCGATCGCCTTTTCCAGCCGGTGTCTTTGTTCCGGAGTATTCCGCCAGCCTACGGCGAGCATAGTGTAGAAGCGGCGTTTGAAACCGGAAGCGCCTTGCGCCATCCTGTCACGCATTATCGCCAGGTCCGGTATAAGTGGCAGGTAGAGGTAGATGAGGCTTCCGGTCAGGTAAGAGGTGATGGAGATAATGTCCCAGAGCAGGGGCGACTGGAAACGCCCGAAGAGCATCATATTGATTACCCGGTCCGGTCGCCCCAGGTCGATAACAGGCATCAGAGCTCCTATAGAGATTGCCACCACGGTGATAAGCTCGGCCATGCGGGTAACCGG
It contains:
- a CDS encoding c-type cytochrome, with product MTKRKRFLLVFTLIFSFLLVLGTAVAGQEEVPPPYAGMENPFPWDDAAVQEAGKTVYQGSCLGCHGIDGGNLASADFSTEEYRNALEERPDHAFWILSEGETGKGMPPFKSSLSEEQRWQILTYLWSLGAAAPPVSPPPPPTVVEGGKLHLSAPEQAQAGQPLTLNAQLRNEDEGVIAGGLVKFFINVDFFASGPMEIGEALTDNNGIATLEYTPRIAGETKVVARYGTIEATSSLNISEREEPFYEAEAGIRLPAPGDPVFIGPESALQLGEMGQAPTSAFYLPGGVISWLLIVAVTVMVIWVTYFRVVYQVFRIPMANEVSEINPKLVPMAIMAFVTVMGVILVLMLLTGPYSHFHLLQ
- the nrfD gene encoding NrfD/PsrC family molybdoenzyme membrane anchor subunit, with the protein product MATAQRLGLGGATQMRPHVTNYKQRLEQTVLSPLTHTGTGYYALVLFLLAIVGWGFYAFLIQLRYGLVATGMRDVVIWGLYLVNFVFFIGISHAGTLISAILRVSNAGWRTPVTRMAELITVVAISIGALMPVIDLGRPDRVINMMLFGRFQSPLLWDIISITSYLTGSLIYLYLPLIPDLAIMRDRMAQGASGFKRRFYTMLAVGWRNTPEQRHRLEKAIGIMAVTIIPIAISVHTVVSYVFSMTLRPGWNSTAFGIYFVIGAIFSGIASILIVMAIFRKIFHLEEYITERHFRNLSYLLLTALLVYFYLTIGEYLTVGYKMEVEEMHLLESLMVGSNAPGFWFFVVAGTVIPAALLIIRRGRLIPRILVAAVLINISMWIKRFIILVPAIQVPLMPFEFGSYAPTWIEWSITAGAFAAFILIFAIFAKVFPLISIWEVAEEAEHAATHTGEEAAR